CCTGTTGAACCGGCCCTACAATCGGAATATCCACCACCACGTTTTTTGAAATAGAAGCTGGATCAATATCCACATGGATAATTTTGGCGGTCGGACAGAACTTGGCGATATTACCGGTTACACGGTCATCAAAACGTGAACCAATCGCGATCAATACATCACAATGATGCATCGCTAAGTTGGCCTCGTAAGTACCGTGCATCCCTAACATACCAATATTTTGCTTATCGTCCGCTGGGAACGCGCCTAAGCCCATCAAGGTTTGTGTAATCGGATAACCTAATGACTTCACCAGCTTAACCAGTTCTTCCGAACCTTCCCCCATGACGACACCACCACCGGTATAGAAAATCGGCCGCTCGGCACTGAGCATCATTTCGACCGCTTTTTTTATTTGTCCAGTATGCCCTTTTACTACAGGTAAGTAGGAGCGTAACTCAACTTCTTGTGGATATTCATAGGTGCTTGTGGCGTTTTGGACATCTTTAGGTATGTCAATAACAACCGGGCCAGGTCGGCCCGTTGTTGCGATGTAAAACGCTTTTTTGAGCGTCATCGCAAGATCATTAACATCCTTGACCAAGAAATTGTGTTTCACAATGGGGCGCGTAATTCCAACCGTATCCACTTCCTGGAAAGCGTCCAAACCGATCATATCGGTGGCTACTTGTCCAGTAATGACAATTAATGGCGTCGAATCCATATGTGCCGTTGCAATACCAGTAACAGTATTGGTGGCTCCAGGTCCAGACGTTACGAGCACCACACCTGGCTTACCTGTAGAGCGTGCATAACCATCCGCAGCGTGAACCGCGGCTTGTTCGTGACGGACTAGAATATGTTTCAATTCTTTCGCGTCCGTGTCCAAGGCATCGTAGATAGGCAAAGCTGCGCCACCCGGATAACCCCAAATATGCTCTACCCCCTCATCCTCCAAAAAATGGATTAGGATTTGGGCACCAGTTAGTTCCACAATAATGGCCCTCCAATTGTTAAACAGACCAAAATGGTTACAAACGTAACCGCCTGTTTAGTTCATAAAATCGAAAAAAGATTCTAATTATATAGAAAACCAAGCACCTTGAGAACTCAAAATGCTTGATTTTATTTTGAATAATGAGTGGCTCGACTCATTTCTGACAAGTTTACTAGGTTATTACTTCTTAAACAAATATTCGCGATAGTGTTTTAACTCATCAATCGACTCAAGAATATCCGCCATCGCTAAATGCGCACCTTGTTTTTTGTGCGATGCATAAACTTCAGGCGCCCAGCGCTTCGACAATTCTTTTAAAGTACTCACATCCAGGTTTCGATAATGAAAATAGGCTTCGAGTTCGGGCATTTCTTCGACTAAAAAACGACGATCTTGACAGATACTATTGCCGCACATAGGCGACACGCCTTTTGAAACATACTGAGATAAAAACTCAATGGTTTTTAATTCGGCGTCACGTACAGAAACACTCGAGTCTTTCACTCGCTTGGTTAAACCCGAACGTCCATGATGATCAACACACCAGCTATCCATTTTCGCCAGCTCGGTTTCACCTACGTTAATGGCCATAACTGGGCCCTCAGCCAACACATTTAAATCGGAGTCGGTGACTAGGGTCGCGATCTCAATAATTTTATGCTCACGTGGCTCCAATCCGGTCATCTCAAGATCGATCCAAATCAAATTGTTATCCGATTTCATAAACACACCCTTTTAACTTACAATAACCGCCTATATTAACCTGCTAGCCCCAATAATGAAAACGAGTTTAAAGGTGTTTGTATGAATTTCATCAGTGTCTTGTTTGTTCTGAGCCTTGCCAGCAATTTGCTGATCGAGCTTTGGTTAAACATTAAAAACCAGTTCCACATTTTGCGTCACCGCGAGCAAGTACCTCAAGAGTTTAGCGAGGTCGTTAACTTGGAGGCGCATCAAAAAGCCGCTGATTACTCTCGCGCCAAACTTCAATTAAGCCGACTTGTGCTTTTTTTTGATGCCGCTGTAATCTTAATCATGACGCTGGGTGGCGGATTTCAAGACATTTATCGTATCTGGCAGAACATAGAGCTTGCCCCAATATGGCAAGATGTCGGTTTTCTACTCTCGACTTTTTGGTTTTTAGCTTTGCTTCACCTGCCTTTTTCAATTATCAGCACCTTTAAAATTGAAGCCCTGTTTGGCTTTAACAAAACCACTCCGGTCAAGTTCATGAGCGATCTTCTAAAACAATGGGGGCTCATGTTCATTTTAGGCCTACCATTACTTTGGGCGATTGTCAGCATCATGAACAGCTATATCGACCAGGCCTGGTGGTTATATACCTGGCTTATCTGGATGGGATTTAATTTAACTTTATTATGGGCTTATCCTAAATGGATTGCGCCTTTATTTAACAAGTTCACCCCATTAGAAGATGGTGAAATGAAACAACGTATTGAAGCTTTGTTGGCGCGCACCGGATTTGAATCTAATGGCATTTTTGTGATGGATGGCTCATCGCGCTCCGGTCATGGCAACGCCTATTTCACTGGCATGGGCAAAAACAAACGTATTGTATTTTTTGATACCCTACTGGAAAAACTCACTGTTGATGAAGTAGAGGCGGTGCTTGCGCATGAATTAGGCCATTTTAAACACGGCCACATTACCAAGCGCCTAATCGAAGGTGCGGCGATCAGTCTCATCGGCTTAGCTTTACTGGGCTGGCTGGTTCAGTTACCGGCCTTTTATAGTGGTCTAGGGATTGAGACTGCCACGCCAGCGGCGGCCTTGCTATTATTTGTAACCGCTGTGCCAGTAATGTTCTTTTTCCTAGGCCCAATTATGGCCTTCAAAAGTCGCAAACATGAGTTTGAGGCCGATGCATTTGCCGCTCAACATGTGGGCGCACAACATTTGATCAATGCATTGTTAAAGCTGTACCGTGACAATGCCAGCACTCTCACGCCGGATCCAAGCTTCTCGGCTTATCATGACAGTCATCCACCCGCTAAAATTCGTATCGACCATTTAAAGACTCTAAAAGGAGAAAACAAATGAGTGAACTCCCTAACCTATTAGAACAAAAATGTGAAGAGATCCCGAAAGGCCAAAAAGGGTTAGTGATCCCCACGATTGAAAGTTATTTAAACATGCTGCCGGGCTGGGATGTAACACTGGATTACGCCACTATTCACAAAACTTTTGGTTTTAAAAATTACCATCAAACCGTCGCGTTCGTGAATGCCGTCACTTGGGTTGCGCATAAAGAAGACCACCACCCAAACATTTGCTTTGGTTACAACGAATGCACCATCACACTCAAAACCCACAGCATAAAAGGCTTAAGCCAAAACGACATGATTATGGCGGCCAAAATTAACGCGCTATTGGACTAATAGTGTCACCACAAAAGCACCGAACCACGAAGTTTTTGAGGACTATTAACTCAAAATAAATTAACGTCAATATTAAGGCTTTTTATTCTCTCTGAGACTTCGTGTCACTGTGATGGAAATAGCATGAACGTGGGTACACACTATGAGCAAACGTAAACTTAGTGATCAACAGCAACGCCGCGTACAAAAAAAACGCCATGCGGATTCATTACCGGCCGAAGGTTTATTGCAAGCTGGCCTGGTGATCACCAATTTTGGTAAACGTTTACTGATTGAATCTGAGCAAGGCGAACTTATCAACTGCGCCGTGCGCCAACACCTTGGCAAACTGGTCGCTGGAGATCGCGTCAGATGGCAACCTGATATTGAAGCCGGTACAGGTATTGTAAGTGAAGTGCTTACTCGCCATAGTAAGCTTTCGCGACCAGGCTTTCGTGGCCAAACACGCATGGTCGCCGCGAATATTGACATCATTGGTATTGTTACACCGATTGAACCCGGCATTCATCCAGATATGATCGACCGTTATTTAGTGGCTGCGGCGCAATTAAATATTCCAGTTGCCATTATCATAAATAAAATTGATCTTATTCAGGATGACGAAGCTTGGGAAGCAGTGGCCGAATTATTGATTCCCTATGAAGAAATGGGCATCGAACTGATTCCGGTCTCCAGTCAATTAGAACATGGGCTTGAAGATTTAGAAGATTTTTTAAACCAACAAACCAGCGTATTGGTTGGGCCTTCTGGCGCAGGGAAATCCTCTTTAATTAACGCACTTATTCCAGACTTAGATATTCGAACCAGCGCTTTATCTGAAGCGACAGGCTTAGGGGTTCATACCACAACAAACAGCATCCTTTACCACCTACCTAAAGGGGGCGACATCATTGACTCACCCGGCGTTCGCCAATTCACCCCAAGCCCCTGCTCACTTACGGAGCTAGAAAGTTATTATGCTGATTTTGAACCTTTCCTAGGACAGTGTAAGTTTCATAACTGCACCCATAGCATTGAGCCAGGTTGCGCGATTAAGCAGGCGGTTGAAGATGATCAAATCGCTTACACCCGCTATCAAAGTTTCCAACGTTTATTACAGGAATTTAAAGAATCTGAAATAAAATATTAAAATTTCGCCATAAAATATATCAATAGGCTAACTAAGTTAAGCTACCAAAAAAACCGAGACCAAATATAGAAGTATCGTCGTCACACCAATCACACCAACCCAAAATAAAAACACCCACCCCAAGGGTTTTGGGTTATTAACCAGCTTCAATGCATACCAGCTAACGATGGTGGCAACTATTGTAATCAACCAAAGCTTAATTAAGACCATGAAACCTCCTTTTAAAAAAACATTCTAACGTAACCAACCGAAATTAGATCTAAGTGTTTTTTATTAACTGTTTATCTATCACCATAAAATAAACTAATAACAGAAACTGCTAATAAAGGCTCCAGCCCCTTATTAGCTTGACTCCAATTGGCTTTTGGTTTCTAATTACCGCTAAGGGTTCACCCTGAAATTTTTGTTTAGTACTTTAGGAGAGTGCAACATGAGTAAAGCAATTTTAGCTGCTGCGGCAGTAGGTTTAATGACTTTTGGTATGACTGCTCAAGCCGCAGACGTAAAAGCTGGTCAAGCCGCGTTCTCAACCTGTATGGGTTGTCACGGAGCTGGTGGTGAAGGTGGCGTTGGTCCGGCTGTTAAAGGTCGTGATGCTGGCGAATTGGCTGGTCTTCTTAAGAAGTACCGTGCTGGTGAAAATGTTGGCCCTATGTCAGCAATGATGCAGCCTATGGCGGCTGGTTTGTCTGATGCAGACATTGAAAACCTAGCCGCTTATATGTCTAGCCTATAAGTCACTTATAGCGTTTGAAAAACCGCCTACGGGCGGTTTTTTTATTTCTACGTGAACAGTTTGGTTATAATATAGAAGTTATTTTGTTAAAAAGCCCCTCAACTGGAGAAAACGAGCATGAAAAAAGGACTAATCACGGCATTCGCTTTAAGTCTAATCAGCAACGGTGCGATTGCAATGGATCCACCTGCTAAAAGTACAACCTGTGTAGGTTGTCACGGAGCTGATGGAAATAGCTTGGCTCCCAATTTCCCTAAAATTGCAGGCCAACATGCCGCTTACTTAGAGAAAGCTCTTAAAGACTACCGTGAAGGTTATCGTCGCGATTCAACTATGGCGGCTTTTGCTCGTGACCTAACAGATGAAGAAATCAAAGCCTTAGCTGAATACTATTCAAAGCAAACGCCTAGATAAACTGTTGCTTAATCCCGCACAAAAAAAACCGCCCATCTAAATTATTAGACGGGCGGTTTTTTAATATCTTAAATCATTCCTAAAGTCTTTTATAACAACACACGTTCAATTCCATCATCTTCTAACTTGGCAATAAAGTCTTTTTTCCAGCTCTTACCCAATAAATTATTCGCCATCTCTACCACGATATAATCGGTTTTTAGGCCAGTTTCATCCTGATAGCGGTTTAATCCTTGTTGGCAAGCTGGGCAAGAAGTTAATAGCTTCACATTTCCATTAACCGCTTTATCCGAGCCTGTTAAGTCTTTAATACCTTGCTTCAACTCCTCTTCCTTACGGAAACGTAATTGGTTAGCAATGTCAGGGCGAGAGGTTGCCAAAGTTCCCGCTTCACTGCAGCAGCGATCATTTAATGGTACGTCAATACCAGTCAAAGTGCTTGCTACTTTAGCCGAGTCATATTTTTTCATTGGATCATGACATGGCTCGTGATACATATATTGCACCCCTTCTACACCTTGCATTTTCACACCTTTTTCCATCAGGAACTCATGAATATCTAGTAAACGACAACCTGGGAAAATCTGTTCAAATTCATATTTCAACAACTGATCCATACATGTCCCGCATGACACCAACACGGTTTTAATATCTAGATAATTTAAGGTGTTAGCTACGCGATGGAACAGGGCTCGATTTTCAGTCGTAATTTGCGCACCTTTAGCCGCTTGACCCGCCGCCGTTTGTGGATAACCGCAACACAAGTAACCTGGAGGCAAAATCGTTTGCACACCAGTTTCATACAGCATCGTTAAGGTCGCCATACTGATGTCACTGAATAAACGCTCAGAGCCACAGCCCGGGAAATAAAACACGGCTTCGGTTTCCTCAGAGGTTTTAACCGGATCACGTAAAATCGGCACAATCGTTCGATCCTCAAGTGAAAGCAACGCGCGCATAGTCGGCTGATTTGGCCCTATATCTAAGGGTTTACGCACAAAGTGAATAACTTGCTGTGTCACCGGTGTTTGCCCGGTAGAACTCGCTGGCAATTGATCCTTGCGGCCAAGCAACCCTGTCCATTTAGCCAAACGATGACCAAGTCGTTGACCGACTGCCCCCCAGCCCAATAAAGTGGTGCGTAAAAACTTCACCAGGCCTGGCTGTCCAGTATTTAAGTAGAACAAGGCAGCCTTTGTGCCTATGCTCGATTGTTTTTGCCCCATATCAGTCAAGATCTTGCGCATACGTATGGATACATCACCAAAGTCAATATCAACTGGGCAAGGTGCTTCACATTTATGACAAGTGGTGCAATGGTCTGCGACATCGTTCATCGCATCAAAATGATGCAATGAAATGCCACGTCGCGTTTGTTCTTCGTATAAGAAGGCTTCAATAACTTGACCGGTTGCCAAAATTTTATTACGCGGTGAATAGAGTAGATTCGCACGCGGAATATGGGTTTGGCATACAGGCTTACATTTTCCGCAACGCAAACAATCTTTAATATCATTGTTAAGCTGATCGAGTTCACTGGCTTCTAAAATCAGCGCTTCTTGCTTAACTAGAGATAAAGAAGGCGTATAAGCATTGTGCAAACCAGAACCCGGCATCAGTTTGCCTTTGTTAAAGTGACCGTTCGGGTCAACTTTATTTTTATAGTCCACAAACGCCTGAATTTTTTCCGATGACAAAAACTCGATTTTTGTTAAACCGATCCCATGCTCACCTGAAATAACGCCACCTAAATCAGTGGCTAGTTTCATCACGCGCTCTACTACACGATCGGCCAACTGAATCATCTGATAATTGTTTGAGTGCACAGGGATATTGGTGTGGATATTGCCATCCCCTGCGTGCATGTGTAATGCCACAAACAAACGTGCGTTACGTAATTCAAAATGCAGTTCTTTCAAACGACCCATGACCGCTTCAAAGTCATGACCCATAAAGGTTTGCTGTAAAAACTCAAGTACTTCTTGACGGTAAGAGATTACTAAGTCACGACGTAAAATCAAGTTAACTAAAGTATCGTTATCACGCATTTGAGTGCGTGCACTTTCATCCAAAAAGTCGACTAAGTTGGCAGCCGGCTCATCTAGTGAGTTCAACAACATCGTCCAACGGTGTTTGACCTTTTCAAGATGTTGAAGTGTCGCCTGTACTTTTGAATTAAAGTAGTCAGCTGGTCCACCTTGACTGTCTTCAAAATCATCTTCCAAGGTATACTCAGGAATATCGCCTTCAAAGTACGCGCTTAAACTGTCGATAATATCAATTTTATTTTGAATCGACATTTCGATGTTTATACGTTCGATACCTTCGTTGTAGTCATTCAAGCGTGGCAATGGAATAACCACGTCTTCATTTACCTTAAAGGCATTCGTATGCGCTGAAATGGCAGCGGTACGTGAACGATCCGCCCAGAAACGTTTGCGTGCTTCAGCACTGACGGCGACAAAACCTTCTGCATTACGTTTGTTTGCCAATTCAACAATCTCTTGGCAAGTTTTCGCTACCTCAAAGCCATTTTCACCAGCAATATCGCCGATTAGAATCATTTTTGGTAACTCACGACGTTTAGCTTTCGTGTTGTATTTAACGGCCCTAACATATCGCTCATCTAAGTGCTCTAAACCGGCCAGCAGAATACCTTGTGCTTTTTTACTTTCAATAAAGTCCGTAATTTCGACAATCGCTGGTACCGCCAAACTCAAATCAGTGCCAAAAAACTCTAAGCAAACCGTTCGTATATGTTCTGGCATGCGATGCAAGATAAAGCGCGCAGAGGTAATTAAGCCATCACAGCCTTCTTTTTGCACACCTGGCAAACCGCTCAAGAACTTATCGGTAACGTCTTTTCCTAAACCAGCTTGGCGGAAAGCCGTACCGGGTATATTTAGAGTTTCGACCTCAGCCATTGGGGTTGTGCCATCACGTTCGTAACGATGAATTTCAAATGTAACCATCGCCTGATCTTGGAGCTTTCCAAGATTATGATTAACGCGCACTACTTCCAACCAGCTCGCATCTGGCATCACCATTTTCCATGATGCCAAGTTGTCTAAAGTTGTTCCCCACAAGACGGCTTTTTTGCCGCCCGCATTCATCGAAATGTTTCCGCCAATCGTTGAGGCGTCATGAGATGTTGGGTCCACTGCAAACACTAGGTCATTGCGCTCTGCTAATTCTGTCACACGTTTAGTTACCACCCCAGCACCGGTCCGAACAGTAGGGACTTTAACCCCCACACCCGGCAACTCAATTGGTTCAACCATACCAAGGAACTCAAGTTTCTCGGTATTAATAACTGCGGTATTAGCATGCAATGGAATTGCGCCGCCGGTATAACCTGTGCCACCCCCACGTGGAATGATGACCAATCCAAGTTCAATGCAAGCGGCGACGATATCGGCCACCTCTTGCTCTGTGTCTGGACTAATCACCACCAATGGAAGCTCCACACGCCAGTCAGTCGCATCCGTGGCATGAGATACCCTTGCTAAACCACCAAAGTCCGTATTGTCAGCACGTGTGATTTTTTTTAAGCGTTTACTTACTTTTTGACGCAAAGTAACTTGCTGAGGGAACCAAGCTTCAAAATCTGTTACCGCTTTTTTTACTGAGTTCAGTAATGATTCAGCCAGTTGATTATCATTTAAGCGAGCCTCGACCTGGGCTAATCGATGATGCAAAGCATCAATCAAACCAGCGCGACGCTTGGCATTTTCTAATAGATCATCCTGAATATATGGATTACGCGATACAACCCACATATCCCCCAGAACTTCAAACAACATTTGTGCAGAACGCCCTGTATTACGAGTTTCACGCAATTGTTCGATCGACTGCCAACCCGCTTCGCCTAAAAAACGTAAGACGATTTCTCGATCTGAAAAAGAGGTGTAATTGTATGGAATCTCGCGAATGCGTTTTGTCGCTGTCATTTTGCGCTGCCACCTTGGGATTGAAAGTTGATAACAAGAACTTAACTAATGGCCTGTTTAATTACCAGGCCGGCTAATCAAATGAGGTTAAATTATTAGTTAGAACGCTGTCTTGGTTTATTTCGAGTTTTTTTCGATTCGGCGAATGTTTTAATCCGACGTTTACGATCTTTTTGTTTTGCGGTTAATTGATCTTTGTTCTCATCAAATGGATTTTCGCCCACTCTAAACTCAACGATAACCGGCGTACCCTCCCATTTAAACGCTTTCCGAAACACATTTTCTAAATAACGCTTATAAGGGTTAGGCACTTTATCGAGTTTGTTACCGTGAATGATTACACGAGGAGGATTCAGACCACCCAAGTGAGCATAACGCATTTTTAGACGACGTCCACCCACTAAGGGGGGCTGGTGATCCAACACCGCCTGCTCAAGAACTCGATTTAAGTCAGACGTTGGTACTTTATGTGTGGCCGCACGATAAACCTGCTTAATCGTTTTAAATAAATCGCCCACACCCGTACCATGCAAAGCCGATATTAAATGCGTTTTAGCGTACTCGACAAACTGTAAACGGTAATCCAACTCGTGCCGGATTTTTTTGCGTTGATCTTGATCTAAATTGTCCCATTTATTGACCGCTAAAACTAAACCACGGCCCGACTCTATGGCTAAACCTAGCAAGGTTAAATCTTGATCGGTAATTCCTTCGGAACCGTCCATCAACATCACCACCACGTGCGCATCCTGCATAGCCTCAATCGCTTTTAGAATGCTAAATTTTTCGATTTTTTCAGAGACATTTTTTCGACGTCGCACCCCCGCCGTATCAATCAAAGTATAAGCTTGTCCGTCGCGTTCAAAGGGCACATAAATACTATCACGCGTCGTGCCAGGCATATCAAATGCCACCACACGGTCTTCACCCAGCATACGGTTTATAAGCGTTGATTTCCCTACATTGGGTCGACCGATTACCGCGACCCGAATGCCCGGATGCTCGTCTAAACCTACATCATCTGTTTTAACTTCGATCGGTAAACGTTCAATTAAATCATCTACCGCTTCGGCAACATTATCACCATGTGCCGATGATATACCAATTGGCTCACCCAGTCCCATGCCATAAAATTCGGCGGTTAAAACATCTAAGTTGCAACCCTCCGTTTTATTCACCAATAACTGTACCGGCTTACCAAAACCACGAATAAAGTTCGCAATTGACTCATCAGCCGGAGTTAATCCGGCGCGCCCATCGGTAATAAAGAAGATAGCATGCGCCTCTTCTAGCGCTTGCTGGACTTGCGACGCCATTAAAGGATCAATCCCAAGGCCTTC
The Thiomicrospira pelophila DSM 1534 genome window above contains:
- the orn gene encoding oligoribonuclease; the protein is MKSDNNLIWIDLEMTGLEPREHKIIEIATLVTDSDLNVLAEGPVMAINVGETELAKMDSWCVDHHGRSGLTKRVKDSSVSVRDAELKTIEFLSQYVSKGVSPMCGNSICQDRRFLVEEMPELEAYFHYRNLDVSTLKELSKRWAPEVYASHKKQGAHLAMADILESIDELKHYREYLFKK
- a CDS encoding acetolactate synthase 3 large subunit codes for the protein MELTGAQILIHFLEDEGVEHIWGYPGGAALPIYDALDTDAKELKHILVRHEQAAVHAADGYARSTGKPGVVLVTSGPGATNTVTGIATAHMDSTPLIVITGQVATDMIGLDAFQEVDTVGITRPIVKHNFLVKDVNDLAMTLKKAFYIATTGRPGPVVIDIPKDVQNATSTYEYPQEVELRSYLPVVKGHTGQIKKAVEMMLSAERPIFYTGGGVVMGEGSEELVKLVKSLGYPITQTLMGLGAFPADDKQNIGMLGMHGTYEANLAMHHCDVLIAIGSRFDDRVTGNIAKFCPTAKIIHVDIDPASISKNVVVDIPIVGPVQQVVQEMNTQLAKLNKKPDSQALQAWWSQIDEWRNVDCLKYDTTGSKIKPQAAVQAVWEVTNGDAYVTADVGQHQMFAAQYYTFNKPRRWINSGGLGTMGFGLPAAMGVQMAYPDATVLCITGEGSIQMNIQELSTCLQYGLPIKVVCLNNGFLGMVRQWQEFFYDRRYSMSYMDSLPDFVKLTEAYGHVGVRIDDPKTMKKQLEEAFALKDKFVFIDIITDQQENVYPMIPAGAGQNEMILV
- the rsgA gene encoding ribosome small subunit-dependent GTPase A, with translation MSKRKLSDQQQRRVQKKRHADSLPAEGLLQAGLVITNFGKRLLIESEQGELINCAVRQHLGKLVAGDRVRWQPDIEAGTGIVSEVLTRHSKLSRPGFRGQTRMVAANIDIIGIVTPIEPGIHPDMIDRYLVAAAQLNIPVAIIINKIDLIQDDEAWEAVAELLIPYEEMGIELIPVSSQLEHGLEDLEDFLNQQTSVLVGPSGAGKSSLINALIPDLDIRTSALSEATGLGVHTTTNSILYHLPKGGDIIDSPGVRQFTPSPCSLTELESYYADFEPFLGQCKFHNCTHSIEPGCAIKQAVEDDQIAYTRYQSFQRLLQEFKESEIKY
- the der gene encoding ribosome biogenesis GTPase Der, translating into MSKPIVALVGRPNVGKSTLFNRLTKTRDAIVADYPGLTRDRQYGTGRVGEYDYIVVDTGGLSGEGLGIDPLMASQVQQALEEAHAIFFITDGRAGLTPADESIANFIRGFGKPVQLLVNKTEGCNLDVLTAEFYGMGLGEPIGISSAHGDNVAEAVDDLIERLPIEVKTDDVGLDEHPGIRVAVIGRPNVGKSTLINRMLGEDRVVAFDMPGTTRDSIYVPFERDGQAYTLIDTAGVRRRKNVSEKIEKFSILKAIEAMQDAHVVVMLMDGSEGITDQDLTLLGLAIESGRGLVLAVNKWDNLDQDQRKKIRHELDYRLQFVEYAKTHLISALHGTGVGDLFKTIKQVYRAATHKVPTSDLNRVLEQAVLDHQPPLVGGRRLKMRYAHLGGLNPPRVIIHGNKLDKVPNPYKRYLENVFRKAFKWEGTPVIVEFRVGENPFDENKDQLTAKQKDRKRRIKTFAESKKTRNKPRQRSN
- a CDS encoding DUF3683 domain-containing protein, encoding MTATKRIREIPYNYTSFSDREIVLRFLGEAGWQSIEQLRETRNTGRSAQMLFEVLGDMWVVSRNPYIQDDLLENAKRRAGLIDALHHRLAQVEARLNDNQLAESLLNSVKKAVTDFEAWFPQQVTLRQKVSKRLKKITRADNTDFGGLARVSHATDATDWRVELPLVVISPDTEQEVADIVAACIELGLVIIPRGGGTGYTGGAIPLHANTAVINTEKLEFLGMVEPIELPGVGVKVPTVRTGAGVVTKRVTELAERNDLVFAVDPTSHDASTIGGNISMNAGGKKAVLWGTTLDNLASWKMVMPDASWLEVVRVNHNLGKLQDQAMVTFEIHRYERDGTTPMAEVETLNIPGTAFRQAGLGKDVTDKFLSGLPGVQKEGCDGLITSARFILHRMPEHIRTVCLEFFGTDLSLAVPAIVEITDFIESKKAQGILLAGLEHLDERYVRAVKYNTKAKRRELPKMILIGDIAGENGFEVAKTCQEIVELANKRNAEGFVAVSAEARKRFWADRSRTAAISAHTNAFKVNEDVVIPLPRLNDYNEGIERINIEMSIQNKIDIIDSLSAYFEGDIPEYTLEDDFEDSQGGPADYFNSKVQATLQHLEKVKHRWTMLLNSLDEPAANLVDFLDESARTQMRDNDTLVNLILRRDLVISYRQEVLEFLQQTFMGHDFEAVMGRLKELHFELRNARLFVALHMHAGDGNIHTNIPVHSNNYQMIQLADRVVERVMKLATDLGGVISGEHGIGLTKIEFLSSEKIQAFVDYKNKVDPNGHFNKGKLMPGSGLHNAYTPSLSLVKQEALILEASELDQLNNDIKDCLRCGKCKPVCQTHIPRANLLYSPRNKILATGQVIEAFLYEEQTRRGISLHHFDAMNDVADHCTTCHKCEAPCPVDIDFGDVSIRMRKILTDMGQKQSSIGTKAALFYLNTGQPGLVKFLRTTLLGWGAVGQRLGHRLAKWTGLLGRKDQLPASSTGQTPVTQQVIHFVRKPLDIGPNQPTMRALLSLEDRTIVPILRDPVKTSEETEAVFYFPGCGSERLFSDISMATLTMLYETGVQTILPPGYLCCGYPQTAAGQAAKGAQITTENRALFHRVANTLNYLDIKTVLVSCGTCMDQLLKYEFEQIFPGCRLLDIHEFLMEKGVKMQGVEGVQYMYHEPCHDPMKKYDSAKVASTLTGIDVPLNDRCCSEAGTLATSRPDIANQLRFRKEEELKQGIKDLTGSDKAVNGNVKLLTSCPACQQGLNRYQDETGLKTDYIVVEMANNLLGKSWKKDFIAKLEDDGIERVLL
- a CDS encoding 4a-hydroxytetrahydrobiopterin dehydratase, which encodes MSELPNLLEQKCEEIPKGQKGLVIPTIESYLNMLPGWDVTLDYATIHKTFGFKNYHQTVAFVNAVTWVAHKEDHHPNICFGYNECTITLKTHSIKGLSQNDMIMAAKINALLD
- a CDS encoding M48 family metallopeptidase codes for the protein MNFISVLFVLSLASNLLIELWLNIKNQFHILRHREQVPQEFSEVVNLEAHQKAADYSRAKLQLSRLVLFFDAAVILIMTLGGGFQDIYRIWQNIELAPIWQDVGFLLSTFWFLALLHLPFSIISTFKIEALFGFNKTTPVKFMSDLLKQWGLMFILGLPLLWAIVSIMNSYIDQAWWLYTWLIWMGFNLTLLWAYPKWIAPLFNKFTPLEDGEMKQRIEALLARTGFESNGIFVMDGSSRSGHGNAYFTGMGKNKRIVFFDTLLEKLTVDEVEAVLAHELGHFKHGHITKRLIEGAAISLIGLALLGWLVQLPAFYSGLGIETATPAAALLLFVTAVPVMFFFLGPIMAFKSRKHEFEADAFAAQHVGAQHLINALLKLYRDNASTLTPDPSFSAYHDSHPPAKIRIDHLKTLKGENK
- a CDS encoding c-type cytochrome yields the protein MSKAILAAAAVGLMTFGMTAQAADVKAGQAAFSTCMGCHGAGGEGGVGPAVKGRDAGELAGLLKKYRAGENVGPMSAMMQPMAAGLSDADIENLAAYMSSL
- a CDS encoding c-type cytochrome, whose amino-acid sequence is MKKGLITAFALSLISNGAIAMDPPAKSTTCVGCHGADGNSLAPNFPKIAGQHAAYLEKALKDYREGYRRDSTMAAFARDLTDEEIKALAEYYSKQTPR